Proteins from one Pectinophora gossypiella chromosome 19, ilPecGoss1.1, whole genome shotgun sequence genomic window:
- the LOC126375418 gene encoding uncharacterized protein LOC126375418 — protein sequence MMESLLISRLQDIINHIEIVTKQCETFLQKEISDIDKQQAEIATKKLDNLHSRFSTELNNYFRLSIEPSADDISMFSAIQLNSEEILIELTIKLKDLREDRSERSNKATYSELPKLNLPEFSGDVLQWQQFWDHFTSNIDSRHLPDVDKLLYLKASLSGDAKRAVEGLETTNKNYEIAVSILKERYGKEHYIIDAHYAALYKIKAADKTAEDCRRALNEVERHLRVLNSLGENTNHNHLRFIIIEKFPEEIVYELKMLLKTDSIEDMRKQLEIIISAREDANRITQEKSQKEIRHYTVETFHGTDSVNQHNPSSGSRRFKIQERFKNLKDKHQDWKMKMRFAPNYKNNNYNNNRMLPNKRKFEYSYEKDINMKKPRLNCIFCSGAHYNDQCKTVRTIKDRQIKLKGRCFYCFVQGHWSKTCKINKKCIHCGGRHNRALCPKVCDSVKVKTLHTNTSDKSGNSTTVLQTAVVTVLNENKCDKVNCRILMDSGSQRSYVTKRIATELNLAVIEEHHLSVFTFGTDQPLEYDSPLVKLNILTRTNEEVVLYANVVPTIAQHVSYSGEELYHWKNECILADDGSLGDQVDILIGNDYYFTVIDTTNKRISENLFLVDSKFGWMLTGKTEKKNIDNLSVITYFQSNKETKLNKPDLPLDNMHLKNLWDLECIGITDSPNTTKEEEAMKNFNDNTKYKDKRYFVCWPWNNNVSTLPTNLGLVTGRLINLLRRME from the coding sequence ATGATGGAGTCATTGCTAATTTCTAGACTCCAAGATATAATAAATCATATCGAGATTGTTACGAAACAGTGCGAAACATTTTTACAAAAGGAAATAAGTGATATTGACAAACAGCAAGCAGAAATTGCTACCAAGAAATTGGATAATCTTCATTCTCGTTTTTCAACTgaattaaacaattattttcgaTTGAGTATCGAACCATCTGCTGATGACATCTCAATGTTTAGTGCTATTCAATTAAATTCCGAGGAAATTCTCATAGAGTTGACCATAAAGTTAAAAGATTTGCGTGAAgaccgaagtgaacggtcaaataAAGCTACTTATAGTGAATTACCAAAATTGAACTTACCTGAATTTAGTGGTGATGTGTTGCAATGGCAACAGTTCTGGGACCATTTCACATCAAATATTGATAGTAGACACTTACCGGACGTGGACAAATTATTGTACTTGAAGGCTTCATTATCTGGAGATGCGAAAAGAGCTGTTGAAGGATtagaaacaacaaataaaaactaTGAGATTGCTGTATCGATTCTTAAGGAACGATATGGTAAGGAACATTACATAATTGATGCTCACTATGCTgccttatataaaattaaggcTGCGGACAAGACTGCTGAAGATTGTCGGAGAGCTCTTAATGAAGTAGAGCGGCATCTACGAGTTTTAAATTCACTTGGTGAGAATACCAACCATAACCATCTgcggtttattattattgaaaagtttcctgAAGAGATAGTGTATGAGTTAAAGATGTTGTTAAAGACAGATTCTATTGAAGATATGAGAAAACAATTAGAGATTATTATTTCAGCAAGAGAGGATGCTAATAGAATTACTCAAGAGAAGAGTCAAAAGGAAATTAGACATTACACGGTTGAGACATTCCACGGTACAGATAGTGTGAACCAACATAACCCGTCAAGCGGTTCAAGAAGGTTTAAGATTCAAGAACGTTTTAAGAATTTGAAGGATAAACATCAGGATTGGAAAATGAAAATGAGATTTGCTCCTAACTAcaagaataataattacaataataatagaatgcttcctaataaaagaaaatttgaaTATTCATATGAGAAAGATATAAACATGAAAAAACCaagattaaattgtattttctgCTCAGGAGCACATTACAATGATCAATGTAAGACTGTAAGAACTATTAAGGAcagacaaattaaattaaagggcCGATGCTTTTATTGCTTTGTTCAAGGTCATTGGAGTAAgacatgtaaaataaataaaaaatgtatacattgtGGAGGAAGGCATAACAGAGCTTTATGTCCAAAAGTTTGTGATTCTGTGAAAGTGAAAACATTGCATACAAATACTTCAGACAAATCTGGAAATTCTACAACGGTGTTACAGACAGCAGTAGTTACTgtattaaatgaaaataaatgcgACAAAGTGAATTGTCGGATCCTTATGGACTCTGGCAGTCAACGTTCATATGTAACAAAGAGGATTGCTACTGAATTGAATTTAGCTGTAATAGAAGAACACCATCTTTCCGTCTTCACCTTCGGGACTGATCAACCATTGGAATATGATAGTCCATTagtgaaattaaatatacttaccagAACTAACGAAGAAGTCGTACTGTATGCCAATGTTGTACCAACCATTGCACAGCATGTTAGTTATTCCGGAGAAGAACTTTATCATTGGAAAAATGAATGTATCTTAGCAGACGATGGTTCACTTGGTGACCAAGTGGACATCCTCATCGGCAATGACTATTATTTCACGGTTATAGACACAACAAATAAACGGATAAGTGAGAACTTATTTTTAGTGGATTCTAAATTTGGATGGATGTTGACAGGGaaaacagaaaagaaaaatatagataatttatcagttattacttactttcagtcaaataaagaaacaaaattgaaTAAACCGGACTTACCTTTAGACAACATGCACCTGAAGAACTTATGGGACCTTGAATGTATTGGAATTACTGACTCTCCCAACACTACTAAAGAGGAAGAAGCTATGAAGAACTTTAATGATAACACAAAATACAAGGACAAGAGATATTTTGTATGCTGGCCATGGAATAATAATGTTTCTACTCTACCTACTAATCTTGGACTAGTGACAGGAAGATTAATCAATTTATTAAGACGAATGGAGTAA